In Oryza sativa Japonica Group chromosome 2, ASM3414082v1, the following are encoded in one genomic region:
- the LOC107278723 gene encoding uncharacterized protein isoform X2, with protein MGLQRKIKILAKRTIQEAQAVTLHPAKTKRPRSEEEEEAAASTPTALCGGGGGLEGALHCPPAPKKPRLVMGCSLNGFKVLSVVDLRFFLR; from the coding sequence ATGGGTTTGCAGAGGAAAATCAAAATTCTAGCCAAGAGAACCATCCAGGAGGCGCAAGCTGTAACCCTACATCCCGCGAAGACGAAGCGGCCCCGttcagaggaggaagaagaagcagcagcttcGACGCCAACAGCTCtctgtggaggaggaggaggacttgaAGGTGCTCTGCACTGCCCACCGGCGCCGAAGAAGCCGAGGCTTGTGATGGGTTGCAGCCTGAACGGGTTCAAGGTTCTGAGCGTCGTGGATTTGCGTTTCTTCCTGCGTTGA
- the LOC107278723 gene encoding uncharacterized protein isoform X1 — MHIALSFCHIHSLPWTSPTSLGCCCCYSVQCSGVHQENMGLQRKIKILAKRTIQEAQAVTLHPAKTKRPRSEEEEEAAASTPTALCGGGGGLEGALHCPPAPKKPRLVMGCSLNGFKVLSVVDLRFFLR; from the exons ATGCACATCGCACTGTCGTTCTGTCATATCCATTCCCTCCCGTGGACATCTCCGACGAGCctaggctgctgctgctgcta TTCTGTTCAATGCTCAGGGGTTCATCAGGAAAACATGGGTTTGCAGAGGAAAATCAAAATTCTAGCCAAGAGAACCATCCAGGAGGCGCAAGCTGTAACCCTACATCCCGCGAAGACGAAGCGGCCCCGttcagaggaggaagaagaagcagcagcttcGACGCCAACAGCTCtctgtggaggaggaggaggacttgaAGGTGCTCTGCACTGCCCACCGGCGCCGAAGAAGCCGAGGCTTGTGATGGGTTGCAGCCTGAACGGGTTCAAGGTTCTGAGCGTCGTGGATTTGCGTTTCTTCCTGCGTTGA